One segment of Mycolicibacterium sp. YH-1 DNA contains the following:
- a CDS encoding helix-turn-helix domain-containing protein yields MARAGAAAAARRRELDISQRSLAADGIMNAGALIAFEKGRSWPREKTRAKLEEILQWSPGTIARIRQGGPVSTEPQRQLEPQQPGGDEVSLIAQAVDAAVHTLGSTIGALPPPENADFTPRVTAILADLRQLEAVAARAARIGRVTPPLLRALSMVRRQIDELTVLSATSPTATLGQRLYAARRRANLTIAETAQAAGVAEDVIVAAEAGQPVPPDIARLVEALIDQIDWR; encoded by the coding sequence ATGGCGCGCGCCGGTGCCGCCGCCGCCGCCCGGCGCCGAGAACTCGATATCAGCCAACGCAGCCTCGCCGCCGACGGGATCATGAACGCCGGTGCGTTGATCGCGTTCGAGAAGGGCAGAAGCTGGCCGCGGGAGAAGACGCGCGCGAAGCTCGAGGAGATCCTGCAGTGGTCGCCAGGGACCATCGCCCGCATCCGACAGGGTGGCCCGGTATCCACCGAACCACAGCGCCAGCTCGAGCCGCAGCAGCCAGGCGGCGACGAGGTATCGCTCATCGCGCAGGCGGTCGACGCGGCGGTCCACACCCTGGGCAGCACCATCGGGGCGCTGCCGCCGCCTGAGAACGCCGACTTCACCCCGCGGGTCACCGCGATCCTGGCGGATCTGCGTCAGTTGGAGGCGGTCGCCGCCCGCGCGGCACGCATCGGTCGGGTGACCCCGCCCCTGCTGCGGGCGCTGAGCATGGTCCGGCGGCAGATCGACGAGCTCACGGTCCTGAGCGCGACATCGCCCACCGCGACGCTGGGGCAGCGGCTGTACGCGGCCAGGCGGCGCGCCAACCTCACCATCGCGGAGACCGCGCAGGCGGCCGGGGTCGCCGAGGACGTGATCGTCGCCGCGGAGGCCGGTCAGCCTGTGCCGCCCGACATCGCACGCCTTGTCGAGGCGCTCATCGACCAAATCG
- a CDS encoding WhiB family transcriptional regulator — protein sequence MNAVGLDGLPVGECTRDPERWVTTADEDAKTICRLCPRRWACARDAVELPRAEGLWAGVVIPEAGRGRTFALRQLRSLAEQNGYTVRARRVFLESA from the coding sequence ATGAACGCAGTGGGCCTGGACGGACTCCCCGTCGGTGAGTGCACACGCGATCCCGAGCGGTGGGTGACCACGGCCGACGAGGACGCCAAGACCATCTGCCGGCTGTGCCCGCGCCGGTGGGCCTGCGCCCGCGACGCGGTCGAGCTGCCGCGGGCCGAGGGCCTGTGGGCTGGCGTGGTCATCCCGGAGGCCGGCCGCGGCCGCACGTTCGCGCTGCGCCAACTGCGGTCACTGGCCGAACAGAACGGCTACACCGTTCGCGCCCGACGGGTCTTCCTGGAATCCGCATGA
- a CDS encoding EVE domain-containing protein, whose protein sequence is MTYWINTVSRGHVLRGVAGGFTQANHGKPHMLRRMARDDWIAFYSPKTDYPDGAPLQAFTAIGQVTDDEVYQEDFDPQFQPWRRRMRFLPCEETPIRPLLDDLDFVVDKSRWGYRFRSGVFEIDEHDFGVIRSAMTG, encoded by the coding sequence ATGACGTACTGGATCAACACCGTCAGCCGCGGCCACGTGCTGCGCGGGGTGGCAGGCGGATTCACTCAGGCCAATCACGGCAAGCCCCACATGCTGAGGCGGATGGCGAGGGATGACTGGATCGCCTTCTACTCCCCCAAGACCGACTATCCCGACGGGGCTCCGCTGCAGGCGTTCACCGCCATCGGTCAGGTCACCGACGACGAGGTTTACCAGGAGGACTTCGACCCGCAGTTCCAGCCCTGGCGCCGACGCATGCGGTTCCTGCCGTGTGAGGAGACACCCATTCGCCCGCTGCTCGACGACCTGGACTTCGTCGTGGACAAGTCGCGCTGGGGTTACCGCTTCCGGTCGGGCGTCTTTGAAATCGACGAGCACGACTTCGGCGTCATCCGTTCGGCAATGACGGGCTGA
- a CDS encoding pirin family protein, which translates to MSNTEIAPDEVACGPSPFSGVLHPRDVPLGGPRGILVRRTLPQRDLSMIGAWCFADHYGPHDVAAGSGMNVAPHPHTGLQTVSWLFSGEIEHRDSAGVHAYVRPGELNLMTAGAGICHSEVSTPGTRTLHGVQLWVALPDADRDTARDFAHYVPAAREVGDAVVRVFLGELVGERSPVHTFTPLLGAQVDLPPQTSIALAVDRDFEHGVLLDQGVVDVHGDVLGIGDLWYQAPGCDRIELINSGAQPARVVLLGGTPFPEQLVMWWNFVGRSHDEIVQFRTQWQDQDERFGAVTGYPGARLPAPPMPGGRLQPRANRTHRGAP; encoded by the coding sequence GTGAGCAATACCGAGATCGCTCCTGACGAAGTGGCCTGCGGCCCTTCACCGTTCAGCGGCGTCCTGCACCCGCGCGACGTGCCCCTCGGAGGGCCCCGCGGCATCCTGGTACGACGGACCCTGCCGCAACGCGACCTGTCGATGATCGGCGCGTGGTGCTTCGCCGATCACTACGGCCCACATGACGTCGCCGCTGGAAGTGGAATGAACGTCGCGCCGCATCCGCACACCGGCCTGCAGACCGTGAGCTGGTTGTTCAGCGGCGAGATCGAGCACCGCGACAGCGCGGGTGTGCACGCCTACGTCCGGCCAGGCGAGCTGAACCTGATGACCGCGGGCGCGGGCATCTGCCACTCGGAGGTGTCGACACCGGGCACCCGCACTCTGCACGGGGTGCAGCTGTGGGTGGCCCTGCCCGACGCCGACCGAGACACGGCCCGCGACTTCGCCCACTACGTGCCCGCGGCGCGCGAGGTGGGCGACGCGGTGGTGCGCGTCTTCCTCGGAGAGCTGGTCGGCGAACGCTCGCCCGTCCACACCTTCACTCCCCTGCTGGGCGCGCAGGTCGACCTCCCGCCGCAGACGTCGATCGCTCTCGCCGTCGACCGCGACTTCGAGCACGGCGTGCTTCTCGATCAGGGCGTCGTCGACGTACACGGCGACGTGCTGGGCATCGGCGACCTCTGGTACCAGGCGCCGGGCTGCGACCGCATTGAGCTGATCAACAGTGGCGCGCAGCCGGCCCGCGTCGTGCTGCTGGGAGGCACCCCGTTCCCCGAGCAACTCGTCATGTGGTGGAACTTCGTCGGGCGCAGTCACGACGAGATCGTCCAGTTCCGGACCCAGTGGCAGGATCAGGACGAGCGGTTCGGTGCGGTGACCGGCTACCCCGGCGCCCGCCTCCCCGCGCCACCCATGCCGGGCGGCAGACTGCAGCCCCGCGCGAACCGCACCCACCGAGGAGCACCTTGA
- a CDS encoding GNAT family N-acetyltransferase, translated as MTTEITTDKTGAPTTVTEEPGRFVISVDGRAVGLADFQDIDGRRVFPHTEVQPSFEGRGLATILVAEALRVTRAAGLRIVPTCSMVAGYIDKNPEFADITDPV; from the coding sequence TTGACCACCGAGATCACCACCGACAAGACCGGCGCTCCGACCACCGTCACGGAGGAGCCCGGGCGGTTCGTCATCTCGGTGGACGGCCGCGCCGTGGGCCTTGCAGACTTCCAGGACATCGACGGCCGCCGCGTGTTCCCCCACACCGAGGTCCAGCCGAGTTTCGAAGGGCGCGGTCTCGCAACGATTCTCGTCGCCGAAGCACTCCGAGTCACCCGGGCTGCGGGTCTGCGCATCGTGCCCACGTGCTCGATGGTGGCCGGCTACATCGACAAGAACCCCGAGTTCGCCGACATCACCGATCCGGTCTAA
- a CDS encoding serine/threonine-protein kinase, with protein MVLNAGAVVAGYTIEEVVGRGGMGTVYRARNPSLPRSDALKVLSAELSQDAHFRARFEREAELAATLDHPNIVAVYSRGETDGQLWIAMQYVAGSDADKELTQGRMSPQRAVYIIGEVAKALNYAHRRHLLHRDVKPANFLLAHNDERVFLADFGIARALDEVVGLTQTGMVMASVAYASPESLTGEPADHRSDIYSLGCSLYRMLTGRAPYARSGGMAAVGAAHLTEPPPRATDLAPHLPTAMDAVIAKAMAKNPAERYQNTMDLAYAAARALDETTDAVRLTPPPPMPPYWPGENSPGRSQPNPSGMAAPYSHRPGQLHSGPSSPNGAGSSWLVPAPPRRRRRVRMAAAIAVVVALVAGGVIGFVALKGDSDPVYQAQTLVHQRGETVVSAQPRAVAAAGPGDGDAVLSLGVQPVAIVSTGGSLPSWEKQLVVDDVRVLPDAAPAAIGAAKPDLIIDTSDIDDAAYKALAALAPTITRPQGASDWTWQSQLEWIGRILGRGDQAKSLLDTVAATQSEIRDAHPAFGGKSIQVVLVADNGVSVAVAQSGAARYLQGLGFRYPSDLGTAGAGGQTRSVPDPAQLNAAPTDVRLLMRTDQAAGGGSYNGLPQAFSAYRGITVIVDDPDTVAALNAPGYAATNFLNTALVNQLARQIR; from the coding sequence ATGGTCTTGAATGCAGGTGCGGTGGTCGCTGGCTACACCATCGAAGAGGTGGTCGGCCGCGGCGGTATGGGCACCGTCTACCGCGCCCGCAACCCATCGCTGCCTCGCAGTGACGCGTTGAAGGTGCTTTCAGCAGAACTGTCGCAGGACGCGCACTTTCGGGCACGATTCGAACGAGAGGCCGAGCTGGCCGCCACCCTTGATCATCCGAATATCGTCGCGGTTTACAGCCGTGGTGAGACCGACGGTCAACTGTGGATCGCCATGCAGTACGTCGCAGGCAGCGACGCCGACAAGGAGTTGACCCAGGGGCGGATGTCGCCGCAGCGCGCGGTCTACATCATCGGCGAGGTGGCCAAAGCGCTGAACTACGCCCACCGCCGTCATCTCCTGCACCGCGATGTCAAACCGGCCAACTTCCTGCTGGCACACAACGACGAACGTGTGTTCCTCGCGGACTTCGGCATCGCGCGCGCGCTCGACGAAGTGGTGGGACTGACACAAACCGGGATGGTCATGGCCAGCGTCGCCTACGCGTCCCCAGAGTCGCTGACCGGCGAGCCGGCCGATCACCGATCCGACATCTACTCGCTGGGCTGCTCCCTGTATCGGATGCTCACCGGCCGCGCCCCCTACGCGCGGTCGGGCGGCATGGCGGCCGTCGGCGCGGCACACCTCACCGAACCACCCCCTCGCGCCACCGATCTCGCCCCGCACCTGCCCACGGCGATGGATGCGGTCATCGCCAAAGCGATGGCCAAGAATCCCGCTGAGCGCTACCAGAACACGATGGACCTGGCGTACGCGGCCGCTCGCGCCCTCGACGAGACCACCGACGCCGTCCGTCTGACCCCGCCGCCCCCAATGCCGCCGTACTGGCCGGGCGAGAACAGTCCCGGTCGGTCGCAACCCAATCCTTCTGGCATGGCAGCGCCTTACAGCCACCGGCCAGGTCAGCTCCACTCAGGGCCATCCAGCCCCAACGGTGCTGGCTCGAGCTGGCTCGTACCCGCCCCGCCACGCAGACGGCGCAGGGTTCGGATGGCAGCCGCGATCGCGGTAGTCGTCGCGTTGGTAGCGGGTGGTGTCATCGGATTCGTTGCGCTCAAAGGTGATTCGGACCCGGTCTACCAGGCACAGACCCTTGTGCACCAGCGCGGTGAAACCGTTGTGAGTGCGCAACCGCGGGCGGTGGCCGCCGCAGGACCCGGCGACGGCGACGCCGTTCTGTCACTCGGAGTACAGCCAGTCGCCATCGTCTCCACAGGCGGTTCTCTGCCCAGCTGGGAGAAGCAACTGGTGGTGGACGACGTGCGAGTTTTGCCCGATGCTGCCCCCGCAGCGATCGGGGCCGCCAAACCGGACCTCATCATCGACACCTCCGACATCGACGACGCCGCCTACAAGGCGCTGGCTGCACTGGCGCCGACGATCACCCGTCCCCAGGGTGCCAGCGACTGGACGTGGCAGAGCCAGTTGGAATGGATCGGCCGGATCCTCGGCCGCGGCGACCAGGCGAAGTCGCTGCTGGACACCGTGGCCGCCACGCAGTCCGAGATCCGCGACGCGCATCCCGCGTTTGGCGGCAAGAGCATTCAGGTGGTGCTGGTCGCCGACAATGGCGTGAGCGTCGCCGTTGCCCAATCGGGGGCGGCCCGTTATCTGCAGGGCCTAGGTTTCCGCTACCCGTCGGACCTCGGGACGGCAGGAGCTGGCGGTCAAACGCGATCGGTGCCCGACCCCGCACAACTCAACGCCGCACCCACCGACGTCCGACTGCTGATGCGCACAGATCAGGCAGCAGGCGGGGGAAGCTACAACGGTCTCCCGCAAGCATTCTCGGCCTATCGCGGAATCACCGTCATCGTCGATGACCCCGACACGGTCGCCGCGCTGAACGCCCCGGGCTACGCCGCGACCAACTTCCTGAACACCGCACTGGTCAATCAGTTGGCACGTCAGATCCGGTAA
- a CDS encoding sensor domain-containing protein, which produces MRGWPNSQRSGVVVDVSARHGVAYETRETSLTPNDPTSGHDGEETSDWPRSEPASAAPGSAEPRFPPAAGEVDPDGATMEAPKFTRPPQQPPVPPTSPSWPNPQQPPAPQWVQGAPSSYGQAPPAGYPPHNQSPPGAYLPHSGYQQPPVGGPPQGRPGQASGKPTLSSQMAQRRWWIVGGASALAAVVVIALVATNGGEDSDTVSEQPSTTAAQVPAAPITTVPSDPAAPEAPGAPAPAPAPSGPTLGADALAGLLLSAEQVGQRLNTPGMTATAIVSSPLDGTITPPHCASAWGPAGAASYGDSGYTGLAVQVVSAEPAPKVAQAVVSFPDPGAAKSFFDKQSAAWSSCQSTHMTWSYAGDSAGVDVGVPAMIGDIMTLKLVSTTSSVAGQQCERDMTVRGNVIVDVRACSPTIGSGGLSIASDIAAKIR; this is translated from the coding sequence ATGCGAGGATGGCCGAACAGCCAGCGATCCGGCGTGGTCGTGGACGTGTCGGCACGCCATGGCGTGGCATATGAGACAAGGGAGACGTCATTGACCCCGAATGATCCCACCAGCGGGCATGACGGCGAGGAGACGTCGGACTGGCCGAGGAGTGAGCCGGCTTCGGCGGCACCCGGGAGCGCCGAACCTAGATTCCCGCCCGCCGCCGGTGAGGTGGACCCGGACGGAGCCACCATGGAGGCGCCGAAGTTCACTCGACCACCCCAGCAACCACCAGTCCCTCCCACGTCTCCGAGTTGGCCCAACCCGCAGCAGCCACCGGCCCCGCAATGGGTTCAGGGCGCGCCGTCGTCCTACGGCCAGGCTCCTCCCGCCGGGTACCCGCCACATAACCAGAGTCCACCCGGCGCCTACCTGCCACACTCTGGCTACCAGCAACCACCCGTCGGTGGCCCGCCGCAGGGCCGACCGGGACAGGCTTCCGGGAAGCCGACGCTGAGCAGCCAGATGGCACAACGACGGTGGTGGATTGTAGGCGGCGCATCGGCGCTGGCAGCCGTGGTCGTCATCGCGCTCGTCGCAACCAACGGTGGCGAGGATTCCGACACGGTGAGCGAGCAGCCCTCCACGACCGCGGCTCAGGTGCCGGCGGCACCGATCACCACGGTCCCGTCCGATCCGGCGGCGCCGGAAGCGCCGGGGGCGCCCGCTCCGGCTCCGGCACCGTCCGGGCCGACCCTGGGAGCGGACGCACTGGCCGGGTTGCTGCTGTCAGCTGAGCAGGTCGGTCAGCGGCTCAACACTCCCGGCATGACCGCAACGGCCATAGTGAGCAGTCCGCTCGATGGCACCATCACACCTCCCCACTGCGCCAGCGCGTGGGGCCCGGCGGGTGCGGCCAGCTACGGCGATTCGGGTTACACCGGCCTGGCCGTTCAGGTGGTCTCCGCGGAGCCGGCGCCGAAGGTGGCTCAGGCCGTGGTGTCCTTCCCCGACCCGGGCGCAGCCAAGAGCTTCTTCGACAAGCAGTCCGCCGCGTGGTCGTCGTGCCAGTCCACCCATATGACGTGGAGCTACGCAGGCGACAGCGCTGGGGTCGACGTCGGTGTGCCGGCGATGATCGGTGACATCATGACCCTGAAGCTGGTCTCCACCACCTCCTCGGTGGCGGGTCAGCAGTGCGAACGCGATATGACGGTGCGCGGCAATGTCATCGTCGACGTGCGTGCGTGCTCGCCGACCATCGGCAGCGGCGGACTGTCGATCGCCAGCGACATCGCCGCGAAGATCCGGTGA
- a CDS encoding FHA domain-containing protein: protein MSQTGGDRVGDEQSDDTAASNTPELPVLTIEVDGSSHILQPGDHAVTIGREPPAEIVVPRPGVSRVHVRVQRDGEHWLLTDAGSRNGIYLDGERVDHVIVGSRLVVHIGDPNGVALQLIPHARHVEPADAALSRAGSAVAARREELGLSHLTLSADVVAVEELALFEGGRHWPDHDALATLEERLKWPAGAIASIRDGAPVPEDEFTEVLTPTVQVSVAVDAADIAMRAIRARAELLPSPHARDFTHDITPMLTELRRLDRTVTSAARNAPGRLEAVVALAGIRQLRADLIVRAAGSPHASLGQRLGAIRQRGGLTAPEVAAAAGVTAADVEAVETEDRPAGAAAEALEHFVTVVGPAISPVQ from the coding sequence ATGAGCCAGACCGGAGGCGATCGAGTGGGCGACGAGCAGTCCGACGACACCGCAGCGAGCAACACACCCGAACTTCCGGTGTTGACGATCGAGGTCGACGGCAGTTCCCACATCCTGCAGCCGGGCGACCACGCTGTGACGATCGGACGTGAGCCGCCGGCAGAGATCGTGGTACCCAGGCCTGGCGTCTCGCGTGTGCACGTTCGCGTGCAGCGCGACGGCGAACACTGGTTGCTGACCGATGCGGGCAGTCGAAACGGGATCTACCTCGATGGCGAACGCGTCGACCACGTCATCGTCGGCAGCAGGCTGGTCGTGCACATAGGAGACCCCAACGGCGTTGCGCTTCAACTCATTCCGCACGCCCGCCACGTCGAGCCAGCCGACGCGGCTCTCAGTCGCGCGGGCTCCGCGGTGGCGGCGCGCAGGGAAGAACTCGGCTTGTCTCACCTGACCCTGTCCGCCGACGTCGTCGCGGTCGAAGAGCTGGCACTGTTCGAAGGCGGGCGGCACTGGCCGGATCACGACGCCCTCGCAACGCTCGAGGAGCGCCTCAAATGGCCGGCGGGCGCCATCGCGAGCATCCGCGACGGCGCGCCCGTTCCCGAGGACGAATTCACCGAGGTGCTCACACCCACGGTGCAGGTCTCGGTGGCCGTTGACGCCGCTGACATCGCGATGCGCGCCATTCGTGCTCGAGCCGAATTGCTGCCCTCCCCCCACGCCCGCGACTTCACCCACGACATCACCCCGATGCTCACCGAACTGCGGCGGCTGGACCGCACCGTCACCTCGGCGGCTCGCAACGCCCCCGGCCGACTGGAGGCGGTCGTGGCTCTGGCCGGGATCCGTCAGCTCAGAGCCGATCTCATCGTTCGGGCGGCCGGCTCGCCTCATGCCAGTTTGGGGCAACGCCTGGGCGCCATCCGCCAGCGCGGCGGCTTGACCGCCCCCGAAGTCGCTGCGGCGGCGGGGGTCACGGCCGCCGACGTCGAGGCCGTCGAAACAGAAGACCGCCCGGCCGGCGCCGCGGCGGAGGCTCTTGAACATTTCGTCACCGTCGTCGGGCCGGCCATCAGCCCTGTGCAGTAG